In one window of Frigoriglobus tundricola DNA:
- a CDS encoding WD40 repeat domain-containing protein — translation MSRFAVRRVATQLLRNESRRPRLAGDERFANVRDEDAFAELVARPGAAALRGGFAMKAVALAAAVLVACGVAFASVIGPASETPDSSNDPPAAAPKTNESAGADVPSEALPASAVARLGTVRLRTIGQVKHMAFSPDGTKLASWSGDYSGTDEFTVWDAKTGRALRRVDLAGATVHRLTWLADGRGIALIGSGGLDTVPVVWEFTDEKGARSPVKPWRIVKPLHAITGPSGSEPDNEYDACYTISPDGRVLATGKAGQLLVDREVQLWEVKTGVKANALRPLKGGVIHPGNCEEIDFTPDARTLVVFKQAKYLGNHQFERERLVTVWDVKTSREKVRFTAPCPATSGRPAVALSDTTLAIGLDSGGTSLWDLKTGKERRIDTAHASKKPSEGVGTHSVAFSPDGTTLATGGGDGATKLWDLASGHLRHTLAGHHTWVQALAVAPNGKRIASGGADGMIRLWDTATGADACPLPGHKCLIGKVVLSPDGKLAVTAGADGTLRWWDAATGAERRSVAVPGALTGLAVSPDGKTVLTGAGDGKLRMWDSETGREKPATLQADVELGPLSFTPDGKHLVAVAGPKVTIWEWPGLKLARTIDMLKPGPNAVPAPTDNLTSWCQSAAVSPDGKWLVTTAWQSGSEEIDGVRSPFASNGVADVWELASGKRVRRLAKAHISFRFGTLCSGQFRSGTFTTDGRFVLIGANGAITRNDGKDGESFSDEVNLLDPIAGRVVQGFDESPASGSDRGRYSGASALSPNGRTYYVSYSTGEIVGYEVSTGKPRRAFVGHRGYIDGLAFSADGRRLISGSHDGTALVWDATLAGRRAPRANPLTDAEVTKLWDTVDGNDARAAFAAMAELARSPDQAMEVLRRHVKPTPAAPTDATRVRHIRAVELLEGLGTPAARKLLTELAAGKADAPLTLDAAAALKRLGKP, via the coding sequence ATGTCCCGCTTTGCCGTCCGCCGCGTTGCCACGCAACTGCTTCGGAACGAATCGCGAAGACCGCGACTCGCCGGCGACGAACGGTTCGCTAACGTCCGCGACGAGGACGCGTTCGCCGAACTCGTCGCCCGGCCCGGTGCCGCCGCGCTGCGCGGAGGTTTCGCGATGAAGGCGGTTGCGCTCGCCGCCGCGGTGTTGGTCGCGTGCGGGGTCGCGTTCGCGTCCGTCATCGGTCCCGCGAGTGAAACGCCGGATTCGTCGAACGATCCGCCTGCCGCTGCGCCGAAGACGAACGAGTCGGCCGGCGCCGATGTCCCGAGTGAAGCCCTTCCCGCGTCCGCGGTCGCCCGATTGGGCACCGTTCGCCTGCGGACCATCGGCCAAGTCAAGCACATGGCCTTCTCGCCGGACGGAACAAAGCTCGCATCGTGGAGCGGAGATTATTCCGGCACCGACGAATTCACCGTCTGGGACGCGAAAACGGGGCGGGCGTTGCGCCGCGTCGATCTGGCCGGCGCGACGGTCCACCGGCTCACGTGGCTCGCCGACGGACGCGGGATCGCGCTGATCGGGTCGGGCGGCCTGGACACAGTTCCCGTCGTCTGGGAGTTCACCGACGAGAAGGGTGCCCGATCGCCGGTGAAGCCGTGGAGAATTGTAAAGCCCCTGCACGCGATCACCGGTCCCTCCGGCTCGGAGCCGGACAACGAATACGATGCGTGTTATACCATCAGCCCGGACGGCAGGGTGCTCGCGACCGGCAAGGCGGGCCAACTGCTGGTGGATCGCGAGGTCCAACTATGGGAAGTGAAAACCGGCGTAAAGGCGAACGCGCTCAGGCCGTTGAAGGGCGGCGTCATCCACCCCGGTAACTGTGAGGAAATCGACTTCACCCCGGACGCGAGGACCCTCGTCGTCTTCAAGCAGGCGAAGTACCTGGGCAATCACCAGTTCGAACGCGAACGGCTCGTGACCGTTTGGGACGTGAAGACCAGCCGAGAGAAGGTCCGGTTTACGGCCCCGTGTCCCGCGACGAGCGGGCGACCGGCGGTGGCCCTCTCGGACACCACACTCGCGATCGGCCTGGACAGCGGGGGCACCAGTTTGTGGGACTTGAAGACCGGCAAGGAGCGGAGGATCGACACCGCGCACGCCAGCAAGAAGCCAAGCGAAGGCGTCGGTACCCACTCCGTGGCCTTCTCCCCCGACGGCACCACACTCGCGACCGGCGGCGGGGACGGCGCCACCAAACTCTGGGACCTCGCGTCGGGTCACCTTCGCCACACACTCGCGGGGCATCACACCTGGGTTCAAGCACTCGCCGTGGCACCGAACGGGAAGCGGATCGCCTCCGGCGGGGCGGACGGAATGATCCGCCTGTGGGACACGGCCACCGGAGCCGACGCGTGTCCGCTCCCCGGTCACAAGTGCCTCATCGGCAAGGTCGTCCTCAGCCCGGACGGCAAACTCGCTGTCACCGCCGGGGCGGACGGCACCTTGCGCTGGTGGGACGCGGCAACGGGGGCGGAACGTCGCTCGGTTGCCGTGCCCGGCGCCCTCACGGGGCTCGCGGTCAGTCCGGACGGGAAAACCGTGCTGACCGGGGCCGGTGACGGCAAATTGCGGATGTGGGACAGCGAGACCGGACGCGAGAAGCCCGCGACGCTGCAGGCGGATGTGGAGCTCGGGCCACTGTCCTTCACCCCGGACGGGAAGCACCTGGTCGCCGTGGCCGGGCCGAAGGTGACGATCTGGGAATGGCCCGGGCTGAAACTCGCACGCACCATCGACATGCTCAAGCCGGGGCCAAATGCGGTACCGGCCCCAACGGACAATCTCACGAGCTGGTGCCAGAGCGCGGCCGTCTCACCCGACGGCAAGTGGCTCGTGACCACCGCCTGGCAGTCCGGGTCGGAGGAGATCGACGGCGTTCGATCCCCGTTCGCTTCGAACGGCGTCGCGGACGTGTGGGAGTTGGCGAGCGGCAAGCGCGTTCGCCGACTGGCCAAGGCCCACATCTCGTTCCGCTTTGGCACGCTCTGCTCGGGCCAGTTCCGGTCCGGCACGTTCACCACGGACGGCCGATTCGTGCTGATCGGGGCGAACGGGGCGATCACCCGGAACGACGGGAAGGATGGAGAATCGTTCAGCGATGAAGTAAATCTGCTCGATCCGATCGCGGGTCGGGTCGTGCAGGGCTTCGATGAGTCGCCCGCGTCGGGGAGTGATCGCGGGCGCTACAGTGGCGCGTCGGCACTCTCACCGAACGGGCGCACGTACTACGTGTCCTATTCCACGGGTGAAATCGTCGGCTACGAGGTGTCAACGGGCAAACCGCGGCGCGCGTTCGTCGGCCACCGGGGGTACATTGACGGGCTGGCGTTCAGCGCCGACGGTCGGCGGCTGATCTCCGGCAGCCACGACGGCACGGCGCTGGTGTGGGACGCGACGCTCGCAGGCCGAAGGGCGCCGCGCGCCAACCCCCTGACCGACGCCGAGGTAACGAAACTCTGGGACACCGTTGATGGGAACGACGCGAGGGCCGCATTCGCGGCGATGGCCGAACTGGCCCGTTCGCCCGATCAGGCGATGGAGGTTCTCCGCCGCCACGTGAAGCCCACACCCGCCGCGCCGACCGATGCCACGCGGGTGCGACACATCCGTGCCGTGGAACTGTTGGAGGGACTGGGTACGCCCGCCGCGCGGAAGCTGCTGACCGAACTGGCGGCGGGCAAGGCCGATGCGCCGCTGACGCTCGACGCCGCTGCCGCGTTGAAACGGCTCGGGAAACCGTAG
- a CDS encoding dual specificity protein phosphatase family protein, with the protein MSAYGLVFAALAALAVATGALAREWVLRAGAAAVALSFLVVAVAYSGAGPRLLFKSPTGRRFVWAWGVHWPFFVFTAFAYHLSRLLTREAAHVRVAPNVFLGRRLSAREARHASAEGWLAVLDLAAELPEAPPLRTVTHYRSLPVLDATAMSLQELRAAVEWVTRHAASGPVYVHCALGHGRSAVVVAAYLIATGQAPDAPAALKHLRERRPGVRLHRSQRRVLDQFAGEG; encoded by the coding sequence ATGTCGGCCTACGGGTTGGTGTTCGCGGCCCTGGCCGCGCTGGCGGTGGCTACGGGAGCGCTGGCGCGGGAGTGGGTGCTCCGTGCCGGTGCGGCTGCCGTTGCGCTGTCGTTTCTCGTTGTCGCCGTTGCGTACTCCGGGGCCGGTCCGCGGTTGCTGTTCAAGAGCCCGACGGGCCGCCGCTTCGTGTGGGCGTGGGGCGTCCACTGGCCGTTCTTCGTGTTCACCGCGTTCGCGTACCACTTGTCGCGACTCCTGACGCGTGAAGCCGCGCACGTTCGGGTCGCGCCGAACGTTTTCCTCGGTCGCCGGCTCTCGGCCCGCGAAGCGCGGCACGCGAGCGCGGAAGGGTGGCTCGCGGTGTTGGATCTGGCCGCGGAACTGCCCGAAGCGCCCCCACTACGAACGGTCACTCACTACCGCTCGCTGCCGGTACTCGACGCGACCGCGATGAGCCTTCAGGAACTGCGCGCCGCGGTCGAGTGGGTGACGCGCCACGCCGCGTCCGGTCCGGTGTACGTTCACTGCGCCCTCGGCCACGGCCGGAGCGCGGTTGTGGTGGCGGCGTATCTGATCGCGACGGGACAGGCACCGGACGCGCCCGCCGCGCTGAAACACCTCCGCGAACGCCGGCCCGGTGTGCGCCTCCACCGGTCGCAGCGGAGGGTGCTGGATCAGTTTGCGGGAGAAGGTTAG
- a CDS encoding Gfo/Idh/MocA family protein: MPTPLDRRKFFGSAAALSLSAASYGNVSGSNDRVRVGFLGCGGRAQAHIDLITRFASEGKPVAPVAVCDVWDGLEDEYDVHFGGKVTRRRYSQGLYPSARKCQLDRADRTRVTKDYRVVLDRPDVDVVCITTPDHWHGKMTVDALAAGKDVYVEKPMTRTAEEAVAVVDAWKHTGRVVTVGVQAMADAVWMRAFDAVRTGAIGHVAHAQTGLFRNDARGQWRFYRLAKQMTPQTVDWDLFLGHAFECAGARVGPTPREQPFDRASFAQWRCVWPFSGGPFTDMLSHHITRMSAAMGVRFPARVAAGGGLYLEYDGRDVPDVGTVVADYEEGCQLVVTATTLSGYPMEEVIRGRLGAIKFVRGGFQVFKDDPTRGASYPPRMEQSPEPVSFEAVEPPRNETEALWENFLECVRARRQSTFSPPDLGAVAVATAAMAVQSYRTGAALFWDKEKRAIASADSTWAKRWEKRSRDRAKPNQVFGWSGGDGGTVQPPPHQSLAERPDCYRTAP, from the coding sequence ACGTGTCCGGGAGCAACGACCGCGTGCGGGTCGGGTTCCTCGGCTGCGGCGGCCGGGCGCAGGCGCACATCGACCTCATTACCCGCTTCGCGAGCGAGGGCAAGCCGGTCGCACCGGTCGCGGTGTGCGACGTCTGGGACGGGCTGGAGGACGAGTACGACGTCCACTTCGGCGGGAAGGTCACGCGCCGCCGCTATTCGCAAGGGCTGTACCCGTCGGCCCGCAAGTGCCAGCTCGACCGCGCCGACCGGACCCGCGTGACGAAGGACTACCGCGTCGTCCTCGACCGCCCGGACGTGGACGTGGTGTGCATCACCACGCCGGACCACTGGCACGGCAAGATGACCGTGGACGCGCTCGCGGCCGGCAAGGACGTGTACGTCGAGAAGCCGATGACCCGCACCGCGGAGGAAGCCGTCGCGGTGGTGGACGCGTGGAAGCACACCGGCCGCGTGGTGACGGTCGGCGTGCAGGCGATGGCCGACGCCGTGTGGATGCGCGCCTTCGACGCGGTCCGCACCGGGGCGATCGGTCACGTGGCCCACGCCCAAACGGGCCTGTTCCGCAACGACGCGCGCGGACAGTGGCGGTTCTACCGGCTCGCCAAGCAGATGACGCCGCAGACCGTCGATTGGGACCTCTTCCTGGGGCACGCGTTCGAGTGCGCGGGCGCCCGCGTCGGTCCCACACCTCGGGAGCAGCCGTTCGACCGGGCGAGCTTCGCACAGTGGCGGTGCGTGTGGCCGTTCAGTGGCGGGCCGTTCACCGACATGCTCTCCCACCACATCACGCGGATGTCGGCCGCGATGGGCGTGCGGTTCCCGGCCCGCGTCGCGGCCGGCGGCGGGCTGTACCTCGAGTACGACGGCCGCGACGTGCCCGACGTGGGCACGGTGGTCGCGGACTACGAGGAGGGCTGTCAACTGGTCGTCACCGCGACCACGCTGAGCGGTTACCCGATGGAAGAAGTGATCCGCGGGCGGCTCGGGGCGATCAAGTTTGTGCGGGGCGGCTTCCAGGTGTTCAAGGACGATCCGACGCGCGGCGCGAGCTACCCGCCGCGGATGGAGCAGTCGCCCGAGCCGGTGTCGTTCGAAGCGGTCGAGCCGCCGCGGAACGAAACCGAAGCGCTGTGGGAGAACTTCCTGGAGTGCGTGCGGGCGCGGCGGCAGAGCACGTTCAGCCCGCCGGACCTCGGCGCGGTGGCCGTGGCGACCGCCGCGATGGCCGTGCAGAGCTACCGCACCGGGGCCGCGCTGTTCTGGGACAAGGAGAAGCGGGCGATCGCGTCCGCGGATTCGACGTGGGCGAAGCGGTGGGAGAAGCGCAGCCGGGATCGCGCGAAACCGAACCAGGTGTTCGGGTGGAGCGGCGGCGACGGCGGGACCGTTCAACCGCCACCGCACCAGTCGCTCGCCGAACGTCCGGATTGTTACCGCACCGCGCCCTGA
- the rsgA gene encoding ribosome small subunit-dependent GTPase A, whose amino-acid sequence MSKKKKVRVELRKNREKPPRENDLTRDFAEGDGRADDAQSGERVRAKGSLSRYRTVVQTEATDGTAMPAVDEGECVRGRVLRVHGLASVVETDDGRIFRCAVRRLLKSLATDERSVVTTGDVVWIRAARGSTAPAPEPPPSDEPGQVPAVEGVIERVEPRHGVLTRASRRREHVLVANVDQLVIVMSLVEPDLKPHLIDRYLAVAQQGELKPVLCLNKADLADAVELQPLIGLYSQLGIPVFLCSARTGYGVERLREQLRGRSTVFSGQSGVGKSSLLNAIQPDLALAVKSVSEVNQKGRHTTTYSQLIKLDFGGWVVDTPGVRQMQLWDARPEEMEGYFPEFRPFVPLCGFPDCTHTHETDCAVKDAVARRYITSRRYHSYLGLFNGTAEE is encoded by the coding sequence ATGAGCAAGAAGAAAAAAGTCCGGGTCGAGCTTCGGAAGAACCGGGAAAAACCGCCCCGTGAAAACGACCTGACCCGCGATTTCGCGGAGGGCGACGGCCGGGCCGACGACGCCCAGTCGGGCGAGCGCGTCCGCGCCAAGGGCAGCCTCTCCCGCTACCGGACGGTCGTGCAGACCGAGGCGACCGACGGCACGGCCATGCCGGCCGTCGATGAGGGCGAGTGCGTGCGCGGCCGCGTGCTCCGCGTCCACGGCCTCGCGTCGGTGGTGGAGACCGACGACGGCCGCATCTTCCGCTGCGCCGTCCGCCGCCTGCTCAAGAGCCTCGCGACCGACGAGCGGAGCGTGGTCACGACCGGGGACGTCGTGTGGATTCGCGCGGCGCGGGGCTCGACGGCACCGGCCCCCGAGCCGCCGCCCTCAGACGAGCCGGGCCAGGTACCGGCCGTCGAAGGCGTGATCGAGCGCGTCGAACCGCGGCACGGCGTGCTGACGCGGGCGAGCCGGCGGCGCGAACACGTGCTCGTCGCCAACGTCGATCAGCTCGTCATCGTCATGTCGCTGGTCGAGCCGGACCTGAAACCGCACCTCATCGACCGCTACCTCGCGGTGGCGCAGCAGGGCGAGCTGAAGCCGGTGCTGTGCCTGAACAAGGCCGACCTCGCCGACGCGGTGGAGCTGCAACCGCTCATCGGCCTGTACTCCCAGCTCGGCATCCCGGTGTTCCTGTGCAGCGCCCGCACCGGGTACGGGGTCGAGCGGTTGCGGGAGCAACTGCGCGGGCGCTCGACGGTGTTCTCGGGGCAGTCCGGCGTGGGCAAGTCGTCGCTGCTCAACGCGATCCAGCCCGACCTCGCGCTCGCGGTGAAGTCGGTGAGCGAAGTGAACCAGAAGGGCCGGCACACCACCACGTACTCCCAGCTCATCAAGCTGGACTTCGGCGGGTGGGTGGTGGACACGCCCGGCGTGCGGCAGATGCAACTCTGGGACGCCCGGCCGGAAGAAATGGAGGGGTACTTCCCGGAGTTCCGCCCGTTCGTGCCGCTGTGCGGCTTCCCGGACTGCACACACACCCACGAGACCGATTGCGCCGTGAAGGACGCGGTCGCCCGCCGGTACATCACCTCCCGCCGCTACCACAGTTACCTGGGGCTGTTTAACGGCACCGCCGAAGAGTGA
- a CDS encoding DUF6807 domain-containing protein: MRCHLFPLIVVLVLPRVAPADDVSIVVGKDAIEFRAGPAVVAKYATAASVAKPYLYPVLAPNGVGVTRAWPVEKGLPGEASRDHVHQKSVWFCHGDVIPEGIELKVKSVNKGDKGVDFWSEAKDKDGTARHGTIACVNVGKPVPHGKDHASIETHNEWRTPDGTKIMDEVRVIHFTDGKEGRTFAFDITLRATVCPITFGDTKEGSFGIRVHDELRPQEKTGAIVTTADGKTVAPPAKDNMPIWGYPTDWIDYSGTVDGKEVGIAVFDHPSNPRSSWHVRAYGLNAANPFGRVLSLFPSQRDKTELLKIAKGGELKLKYAVYAHTGDVKSGKVAEAFDQFKK; encoded by the coding sequence ATGCGCTGCCACCTCTTCCCTCTGATCGTGGTTCTCGTACTCCCGCGGGTTGCGCCGGCCGATGACGTGTCGATCGTCGTCGGTAAGGACGCGATCGAGTTCCGGGCGGGTCCGGCCGTCGTCGCGAAATACGCCACCGCGGCCTCGGTCGCCAAGCCGTATCTGTACCCGGTGCTCGCCCCGAACGGCGTCGGCGTGACGCGTGCCTGGCCGGTCGAAAAGGGGCTGCCGGGCGAGGCGAGTCGCGATCACGTCCACCAGAAATCCGTGTGGTTCTGTCACGGCGACGTGATCCCCGAGGGCATCGAACTCAAGGTGAAATCGGTCAACAAGGGCGACAAGGGCGTGGACTTCTGGAGCGAGGCCAAGGACAAGGACGGCACCGCGCGGCACGGGACGATCGCGTGCGTGAATGTGGGCAAGCCGGTCCCGCACGGGAAGGACCACGCCAGCATCGAGACGCACAACGAGTGGCGCACCCCGGACGGAACGAAGATCATGGACGAGGTGCGGGTGATCCACTTCACGGATGGCAAAGAGGGCCGCACGTTCGCGTTCGACATCACGCTCCGGGCGACCGTGTGCCCCATCACGTTCGGTGACACGAAGGAAGGATCGTTCGGCATCCGGGTTCACGACGAGCTGCGGCCGCAGGAGAAAACCGGCGCGATCGTGACGACGGCTGATGGCAAGACCGTGGCCCCGCCGGCGAAGGACAACATGCCGATCTGGGGCTACCCGACGGACTGGATCGACTACTCCGGCACGGTCGATGGCAAGGAAGTCGGTATCGCGGTGTTCGATCACCCGAGCAACCCGCGGTCGAGCTGGCACGTTCGCGCCTACGGGTTGAACGCGGCCAACCCGTTCGGCCGCGTACTCAGCCTCTTCCCCTCGCAGCGGGACAAGACCGAACTGCTGAAGATCGCCAAGGGCGGCGAGCTGAAGCTGAAGTACGCCGTGTACGCCCACACCGGCGACGTGAAGAGCGGCAAAGTCGCCGAGGCGTTCGACCAGTTCAAGAAGTGA
- a CDS encoding SGNH/GDSL hydrolase family protein, whose amino-acid sequence MARLFSPAALTGVLATIVALAAPPVRAAEPKAAPAPADAPAFFFKPNDRIVFLGDSITEQYQYSSYIELYLTTRMPKGNFTFLNAGIGGDTAYGGASRFQTHVLAEKPTAVTINFGMNDGGYGAFNPGNNKVFVEKTAAMLEMADKAGARVALLSPNAVDRRNKSNGKQYVETQKQFYAPLKDLAAKHKVSYVDQYATTRAATEKMEVDDPAAKKAVPYPDGFHTASPGGLLMAHAILTGLHAPALVSDVGIQVGNGKADTKACTVTDLKGDETSVSFTRTDDALPMPVQKDWLPMLPYTNELKDLNYYGLTVKGLNGGDYTVTIDGAAVGKFSAKELAAGVNLGTVTTGPVWEQGNKVLRAINAKNEMVKQRFFGVVRFTPPDWLADVAAERKPIELKKRMDKIDAAQAEIYKLAAPVAHKFEVTPAQ is encoded by the coding sequence ATGGCTCGTTTGTTCTCCCCGGCCGCCCTCACGGGCGTGCTCGCGACCATCGTCGCCCTCGCGGCACCGCCGGTTCGGGCCGCCGAACCGAAGGCGGCCCCCGCGCCCGCCGATGCGCCGGCCTTCTTCTTCAAGCCGAACGACCGCATCGTGTTCCTCGGCGACAGCATCACCGAGCAGTACCAGTATTCGAGCTACATCGAGCTGTACCTCACCACCCGGATGCCGAAGGGCAATTTCACCTTCCTCAACGCGGGCATCGGCGGCGACACGGCCTACGGCGGCGCGAGCCGGTTCCAGACCCACGTGCTCGCCGAAAAGCCCACCGCCGTCACGATCAACTTCGGCATGAACGACGGCGGGTACGGGGCGTTCAACCCCGGCAACAACAAGGTGTTCGTCGAGAAGACGGCGGCGATGCTCGAAATGGCGGACAAGGCCGGCGCACGCGTGGCACTGCTGTCGCCCAACGCCGTGGACCGCCGCAACAAGAGCAACGGCAAGCAGTACGTCGAAACGCAGAAGCAGTTCTACGCCCCGCTCAAGGACCTCGCCGCGAAACACAAGGTGAGTTACGTCGATCAGTACGCGACCACCCGCGCCGCCACCGAAAAGATGGAAGTGGACGACCCGGCGGCGAAAAAGGCCGTGCCGTACCCCGACGGGTTCCACACCGCGTCGCCGGGCGGTCTGCTCATGGCCCACGCCATCCTCACCGGGCTCCACGCCCCGGCGCTGGTGAGCGACGTGGGGATCCAGGTCGGGAACGGGAAGGCCGACACGAAAGCCTGTACGGTCACCGATCTCAAAGGGGACGAAACGAGCGTGTCCTTCACCCGCACCGACGACGCGCTCCCCATGCCGGTTCAAAAGGACTGGCTGCCGATGCTGCCGTACACCAACGAGCTGAAAGACCTGAACTACTACGGCCTCACCGTGAAGGGCCTGAACGGCGGCGACTACACGGTGACGATCGACGGCGCCGCGGTGGGCAAGTTCTCCGCGAAGGAGCTGGCCGCGGGCGTGAACCTCGGCACCGTCACCACCGGCCCGGTGTGGGAGCAGGGGAACAAGGTGCTCCGGGCCATTAACGCGAAGAACGAGATGGTGAAGCAGCGGTTTTTCGGCGTGGTGCGCTTCACCCCCCCGGACTGGCTGGCCGATGTGGCGGCCGAGCGCAAGCCGATTGAGCTGAAGAAGCGGATGGACAAGATCGATGCCGCACAGGCCGAGATCTACAAACTGGCCGCACCCGTCGCCCACAAGTTCGAAGTCACGCCGGCACAGTAA
- a CDS encoding L-lactate permease, whose translation MPLAYVQELNPLPVGGYTVVSTAVAGLPVLVLFYLLVGRRWLASWAGCAGAVVAVLLAWLVYGMAPEMAGAAFGYGAAFGLMPIGWTVFAAMLLYNVTVETGQFTVIRRSIGGLSTDARVQAVLIGFAFGAFMEGAAGAGSPVAICGAMLVGLGVPPFRAAVICLIANTSPVCYGGLGVPIITLATSSGVSADRISIMCGHQLPILSCLIPLYMVKCMCTWRQTLAIWPALVVGGGSFAAFQFFFATAHAYGLVPIWQLTDIGGGLFSLAALALFLKFVWKPRDEWRFPEGVPSAERQPPVRPGARGADAPRPDPLSEHAKEEVEHLFGTAPAAHPEAPLTVRTVAVAWAPWILMALCLVGSGVVRHLEGKKGAALDLFGLKTYYDVEVPGLHQRVQRADRLVPPGTTDEDKREKAVFRFNWLTAPGTPVAVAALISMVLLRMARAQVAAVCRNTAWQMRVPIPTIAFMLGLSYVTKFAGMDATLGVAFAATGVLYPFFAAVLGWLGVFLTGTDAGSNALFGGLQKITATEVWNAHHAGALSELTLEQAQVLICTANSTGGVMGKMIDAQSICVATAGTNQVGKEADIFKAVIGHSLFLASIVGLLTALQAFVPPFTLMVPK comes from the coding sequence ATGCCCCTCGCTTACGTCCAGGAACTGAACCCGCTGCCGGTCGGCGGGTACACGGTCGTCTCCACCGCCGTTGCCGGGCTCCCGGTGCTCGTGCTCTTTTACTTGCTCGTCGGGCGGCGGTGGCTGGCGAGTTGGGCCGGGTGCGCGGGGGCCGTCGTCGCGGTCCTATTGGCGTGGCTCGTATACGGCATGGCGCCCGAGATGGCGGGGGCGGCGTTCGGGTACGGGGCGGCGTTCGGCCTGATGCCGATCGGGTGGACCGTGTTCGCGGCGATGCTGCTCTACAACGTCACCGTGGAAACGGGTCAGTTCACGGTGATCCGGCGGTCGATCGGCGGGCTGAGTACGGACGCGCGGGTTCAGGCCGTGCTGATCGGGTTCGCGTTCGGGGCGTTCATGGAGGGCGCGGCCGGGGCCGGGTCGCCGGTGGCGATTTGCGGCGCGATGCTGGTCGGGCTGGGCGTGCCGCCGTTCCGCGCCGCGGTGATCTGTCTCATCGCGAACACGTCGCCGGTGTGTTACGGCGGGCTGGGCGTGCCGATTATTACGCTCGCAACGTCGAGCGGCGTGTCGGCCGATCGGATCAGCATCATGTGCGGGCACCAGCTCCCCATTTTGTCGTGTTTGATCCCGCTCTATATGGTCAAGTGCATGTGTACGTGGCGCCAGACCCTCGCCATCTGGCCGGCGCTAGTGGTGGGCGGCGGATCGTTCGCCGCGTTCCAGTTCTTCTTCGCCACCGCCCACGCCTACGGGCTGGTGCCCATCTGGCAACTCACCGACATCGGCGGCGGCCTGTTCTCCCTGGCCGCACTGGCGCTGTTCCTCAAGTTCGTGTGGAAGCCGCGTGACGAGTGGCGGTTCCCGGAAGGCGTCCCGAGCGCGGAGCGTCAGCCCCCTGTGAGACCCGGGGCACGCGGGGCCGATGCCCCCCGCCCGGACCCCCTATCGGAACACGCCAAGGAAGAGGTCGAACACCTGTTCGGAACCGCGCCCGCTGCACATCCGGAGGCGCCGCTCACCGTCCGCACGGTGGCGGTCGCGTGGGCGCCGTGGATCTTGATGGCGCTGTGCCTCGTGGGCAGCGGAGTCGTCCGGCACCTGGAGGGGAAGAAGGGCGCCGCGCTCGATCTGTTCGGCCTGAAGACCTATTACGACGTTGAGGTTCCTGGTCTGCACCAGCGCGTGCAGCGCGCCGACCGTCTCGTCCCGCCGGGAACGACGGACGAGGACAAACGGGAAAAGGCCGTCTTCCGGTTCAACTGGCTGACCGCTCCGGGGACGCCGGTCGCGGTCGCCGCGCTGATCTCAATGGTGCTCCTGCGCATGGCGCGGGCGCAGGTGGCGGCGGTGTGCCGAAATACGGCCTGGCAGATGCGCGTGCCGATCCCGACGATCGCGTTCATGTTGGGCCTGAGCTACGTCACCAAGTTCGCCGGGATGGACGCGACGCTCGGCGTGGCGTTCGCCGCGACCGGCGTGCTGTACCCGTTCTTCGCCGCGGTGCTCGGCTGGCTCGGCGTGTTCCTGACCGGCACCGACGCGGGCAGCAACGCGCTGTTCGGCGGCCTCCAGAAGATCACCGCGACGGAGGTGTGGAACGCGCACCACGCGGGCGCGCTGAGCGAACTCACGCTGGAGCAGGCCCAGGTGCTCATCTGCACGGCGAACAGTACCGGCGGCGTGATGGGCAAGATGATCGACGCGCAGAGCATTTGCGTGGCGACCGCGGGCACGAATCAGGTGGGCAAGGAGGCCGACATCTTCAAGGCGGTGATCGGACACAGTTTGTTCCTGGCGAGCATCGTAGGCCTGCTCACCGCGCTCCAGGCGTTCGTGCCGCCGTTCACGCTGATGGTGCCGAAATAA